From the genome of Malus domestica chromosome 04, GDT2T_hap1, one region includes:
- the LOC139195247 gene encoding uncharacterized protein has translation MVVDMINTSGFAWNDVKKCVEVDSDDAWQTYVQRNKEADGWRSKPFPLFDRFAYIFGKDRATGNVAETPAQMVEEQSHDHVGESDIGGENFVSSMNQQSQQSTPSENSQRKRKRAVGSSSDGTEALISGLKDFYVESGKRMQMVTEALVQGTADHTDIANELEAMGLSPMDQIDALSLILDKPKNVGVFRAIKPELKKVFVQRLLSDNASG, from the exons atggtcgttgacatgataaacacaagtggatttgcatggaatgatgtcaaaaagtgcgttgaagttgacagtgatgacgcatggcaaacttatgtgcag agaaataaagaagccgatggatggagaagcaaaccttttccactgtttgatagatttgcatatatatttggaaaagatcgggctacgggtaatgtagccgaaacccctgctcaaatggtggaggaacaaagtcatgatcatgttggtgaaagtgatattggaggtgaaaattttgtttcttcaatgaaccaacaaagccaacaaagcaccccatctgaaaatagccaaagaaagaggaaaagagctgtgggaagttcaagtgatggaaccgaggcacttatcagtggactgaaagatttttatgttgaaagtgggaagaggatgcaaatggtaactgaagctttagttcaaggtactgcagatcatactgacatagctaatgaacttgaagcaatgggtctctctcctatggatcaaattgatgcattgtctcttattttggataaaccaaaaaatgtgggagtgttcagggcaatcaaaccggaactcaagaaagtgttcgtccaaaggcttttaagcgacaacgcaagcggatga